The genomic region TGCATTTCCACCACTTCGATGTCGAACATGTCGCCATCCAGCGCCTTTGCCGCCTGCTCCACCAGAACCGCGAGCATATTCACCCCCAGGCTCATATTGCCGGACTTGACGATGGTAGCGTGCTGTGCGGCCGCCTTGATGGCGCCCTCGTCCCCGGCGCTGCAGCCGGTTGTCCCGATAATGTGCGCGATGCGCGCCTGAGCCGCATAACCGGCAAATTCCACCGTTGCGGCAGGTGCGGAAAAGTCGATGATGCCGTCCGCCTTGGCAATGGCCGGAAGCGGGTCGGCGGTAATTGCCACTCCCATCGGACCAAGGCCCGAGATCTCACCGGCATCGCGGCCGATCATCGGGCTGTCCTTGTGTTCAAGCGCCGCATGCAGTTGGCAATCCGCGTTCTGGCTGATTGCCCTGATGAGTGTCTGCCCCATGCGTCCGGACGCGCCGGTTACCACCAGTTTCATGTGCGTTTCCCGTCTTTTGCCGCCGCCCCTTTTCCGGACGCGCCGGCTTTTGTCTTTGCGGCAGCTTTCTTCCGCCTTGCGGGCGCTTCTGTGCGCACCTCGCTGTCTGTATCGTCATCGGCGTCAATATCCAGCGCGCCCATGCGGTACAGCCTTGCATAGATACCCTTGGGCTTTCTGACCAGCGTGCGGTGTTTGCCTTCCTCGCGGATTACTCCCTTGTCGATGACAATGATCTTGTCGGCATTTCGAATGGTGGAAAGACGGTGCGCGATGACGATTGTGGTGCGGCCTTTCATCAGCCCTTCCAGCGCCGACTGGACGGCTTTTTCCGATTCATTGTCGAGGGCGGAGGTCGCTTCATCGAGCAGCAGAATGGGAGCATCCCGCAAAATTGCGCGGGCAATGGACAGGCGTTGTTTCTGGCCTCCCGAGAGATTGGACCCCATCTCTCCCACCGGCGTGTCATAGCCCTCCGGCATATCGGAAATGAAATCGTGGGCCTGCGCCTTTTTTGCTGCTTCGACAATCTCGTCCAGGCTGGCGCCGGGCCGGCCATACTGAATGTTGTCGGCAATCGTGCCTTCAAACAATACCGGACTTTGCGACACGAAGGATGTCTTGAGCCGCAACCCGTGCACCTTTACATCGGCAATGTTCTGGCCATCGACGAGAATGCGTCCTTTTTCAAGATCGTGAAACCGCAGAATGGTGTTGATGATGGTCGACTTGCCGCCCCCTGAAGGGCCGACCAGCGCCGTAACCTCACCGGCCTTGGCGGTAAAGGAGACATCGTGCAGTACCGTGTCGATGCCGTCATAGGAGAAGGTGACATGATCAAATTCGATCTCTCCGCCACTAATGTCTATCGCCTTGGCGCCCGGTTTGTCGGACTGGCGCGGGGGCGTGTCGAGCAGCTCATACAGCATGCGCGCATTGACCAGGGATTTTTCGAACTGCACCCTGAAGGAAGCAATGCGCCTGGCCGGGTCGTAGGCCAGCATTGCGGCGGCGAGAAACGAGAGCAGGGCGCCCGGATTGCCGTCGAGTGCGATAACGCGCCAGCCGCCAAATGCCACGGCGCCGGCAATGGCAAATCCGCCCAGGGTTTCCGTCAGCGGCTTGGTGCGGGCATTGACCAGGGCAATCGTGTTGGCCTGTTTTTCGGCCTTCTCGATCAGCTTGCTGAGATTGTCCTTAAGCTGCTCTTCCATCGTGAAGGCCTTGACGACGGAGATGCCTTGCGCCGTCTCGATCATGTTGGAGACAACCTGGGCATTGACGTTCACTTCCTTGCGGGAAAGCTGTTTTACCTTCTTGACGTATCGCGAGATGACATAGGCGGCGATCGGCATCACCACCAGCGATCCCACGCTCATCAGCGGATCCTGCCAGACCATGACAAAAATCAGCGCGATGAGGGTTAAAAGATCCCGCGCAAAGGTCGTGATAATGGTGTTCAGCATGTTCTGAACACCGCTGATGTTGCGATTGATCTGGCCGACAAGAAATCCGGACCGCGTATCGGAGAAAAATCCGACGCCAAGCTTCAGCAGGTGGTCGAAGGCGCGTTTTTGGTACCGGGCCACCATGTTGTTGGCGATGCGCTTCAAGAGCACTTCCTGGCCAAAGCTGGCCATGCCCTTGAGAAAGAACACCAGCAGAATGATGCCGGCAATGGAGTAGGCGGCCGACAGTTTCTTGTCGTCGAAAACCTCGTTGACCACATCCTTGATGATGTAGGCGCTGAACGCCGTTGTCCCGGCC from Salaquimonas pukyongi harbors:
- the dapB gene encoding 4-hydroxy-tetrahydrodipicolinate reductase — its product is MKLVVTGASGRMGQTLIRAISQNADCQLHAALEHKDSPMIGRDAGEISGLGPMGVAITADPLPAIAKADGIIDFSAPAATVEFAGYAAQARIAHIIGTTGCSAGDEGAIKAAAQHATIVKSGNMSLGVNMLAVLVEQAAKALDGDMFDIEVVEMHHKHKVDAPSGTALLLGQAAADGRCIELEENSVRVRDGHTGPRPAGPIGFATLRGGSVVGEHKVIFAGEGERIELAHIAQDRMNFAMGAVRAALWAKGKAPGLYSMRNVLGLGN
- a CDS encoding ABC transporter ATP-binding protein, whose protein sequence is MPNEAQPAAEKPLTAAPMYEDESAFRVVQRIFSENFAIYRNSYVLAIICMVVVAGTTAFSAYIIKDVVNEVFDDKKLSAAYSIAGIILLVFFLKGMASFGQEVLLKRIANNMVARYQKRAFDHLLKLGVGFFSDTRSGFLVGQINRNISGVQNMLNTIITTFARDLLTLIALIFVMVWQDPLMSVGSLVVMPIAAYVISRYVKKVKQLSRKEVNVNAQVVSNMIETAQGISVVKAFTMEEQLKDNLSKLIEKAEKQANTIALVNARTKPLTETLGGFAIAGAVAFGGWRVIALDGNPGALLSFLAAAMLAYDPARRIASFRVQFEKSLVNARMLYELLDTPPRQSDKPGAKAIDISGGEIEFDHVTFSYDGIDTVLHDVSFTAKAGEVTALVGPSGGGKSTIINTILRFHDLEKGRILVDGQNIADVKVHGLRLKTSFVSQSPVLFEGTIADNIQYGRPGASLDEIVEAAKKAQAHDFISDMPEGYDTPVGEMGSNLSGGQKQRLSIARAILRDAPILLLDEATSALDNESEKAVQSALEGLMKGRTTIVIAHRLSTIRNADKIIVIDKGVIREEGKHRTLVRKPKGIYARLYRMGALDIDADDDTDSEVRTEAPARRKKAAAKTKAGASGKGAAAKDGKRT